From Humibacter ginsenosidimutans, a single genomic window includes:
- a CDS encoding ABC transporter permease — translation MSTLALGAARTRYEVVAYFRSLDTVFFTFLFPLVMLGIFTAAFSASGDIVAKPGEPGISVGAYYLPGMLAAGVLLSGVQNLAVDIAREKSDGTLKRLGGTPLSPISYFAGKIGQVFVTAVIQAVLLLAVARLLFGIALPTDGSKWLTFAWIFVLGIVTSAVLGIALSALPRSGRSASAVVVPIVLILQFISGVYLNFSQLPGWMQTIAGLFPLKWIAQGMRSVFLPDDFVALEPNDSWQLGGIAVALVVWLVVGLVISRITFRWIHKDR, via the coding sequence ATGAGCACGCTCGCGCTCGGGGCCGCTCGCACGCGATACGAGGTCGTGGCGTACTTCCGGTCGCTCGACACCGTGTTCTTCACCTTCTTGTTCCCGCTGGTGATGCTGGGCATCTTCACGGCGGCATTCAGCGCATCCGGCGACATCGTGGCGAAGCCGGGCGAGCCGGGCATCAGTGTCGGCGCCTACTATCTGCCAGGCATGCTGGCGGCGGGCGTCCTGCTCTCCGGCGTGCAGAACCTCGCCGTCGACATCGCGCGGGAGAAGTCAGACGGCACGCTCAAGCGGTTGGGCGGCACGCCGCTGTCGCCCATCTCCTACTTCGCGGGCAAGATCGGGCAGGTCTTCGTGACCGCCGTCATCCAGGCCGTGCTGCTGCTGGCCGTCGCGAGGCTGCTCTTCGGCATCGCGCTGCCGACCGACGGCAGCAAGTGGCTGACGTTCGCGTGGATCTTCGTGCTCGGCATCGTCACCTCCGCCGTGCTCGGCATCGCCCTCTCCGCGCTGCCGCGATCGGGGCGGTCCGCGAGCGCCGTCGTGGTGCCGATCGTGCTCATCCTGCAGTTCATCTCGGGCGTCTACCTGAACTTCAGCCAGCTCCCCGGCTGGATGCAGACCATCGCGGGACTCTTTCCGCTGAAATGGATCGCGCAGGGCATGCGCAGCGTGTTCCTGCCCGACGATTTCGTCGCGCTCGAGCCGAACGACAGCTGGCAGCTCGGCGGCATCGCCGTGGCGCTCGTGGTCTGGCTCGTCGTCGGACTCGTGATCAGCAGGATCACCTTTCGTTGGATCCACAAAGACCGATGA
- the argJ gene encoding bifunctional glutamate N-acetyltransferase/amino-acid acetyltransferase ArgJ: MSITAPAGFAASGVAAGLKASGARDLAVVHNLGPLQNAAAVFTSNRCQANPVIWSKQVASDGIVSAVVLNSGGANCYTGTEGFQTSHATAEAAAEQLGVSAGDVVICSTGLIGEQLDRAALISGVEQASAALSEDEAGGLAAAEAIMTTDTHPKQAVVVGDGCSIGGMAKGAGMLAPGLATMLVVITTDAALDSAALDRALRAATRVTFDRLDSDGCMSTNDTVVLLASGASGVTPGEDEFALALTDVCRDLALQLQGDAEGASHDIAIEVVHAATEDDAVNVARAVSRSNLFKAAIFGNDPNWGRVLAAVGTTDAEFDPYGIDVAINGVQVCTAGEPDQPRDLVDLAPRATSILIDLHAGDHAATILTNDLTHDYVHENSAYAS; the protein is encoded by the coding sequence GTGAGCATCACGGCACCAGCAGGATTCGCCGCATCGGGCGTCGCGGCAGGACTCAAGGCATCGGGTGCCCGCGACCTGGCCGTCGTGCACAATCTCGGCCCGTTGCAGAACGCCGCCGCCGTGTTCACCTCCAACCGCTGCCAGGCCAACCCGGTCATCTGGAGCAAGCAGGTCGCGAGCGACGGCATCGTCTCCGCCGTGGTCCTCAACTCCGGCGGCGCCAACTGCTACACGGGCACCGAAGGATTCCAGACCTCGCACGCCACCGCAGAGGCCGCGGCGGAGCAGCTCGGCGTCTCCGCCGGCGACGTCGTCATCTGCTCGACCGGACTCATCGGCGAACAGCTCGACCGCGCCGCGCTGATCTCCGGGGTGGAGCAGGCCTCAGCGGCCCTCTCCGAGGACGAGGCGGGCGGCCTCGCCGCCGCCGAGGCGATCATGACCACCGACACGCACCCCAAGCAGGCGGTCGTCGTCGGCGACGGCTGTTCGATCGGCGGCATGGCCAAGGGTGCGGGGATGCTCGCCCCCGGCCTCGCCACCATGCTCGTCGTCATCACGACGGACGCCGCGCTCGATTCCGCCGCGCTCGACCGGGCGCTCCGTGCCGCCACCCGCGTCACGTTCGACCGGCTCGACTCCGACGGCTGCATGTCGACGAACGACACCGTCGTGCTGCTCGCCTCGGGCGCGTCCGGCGTCACCCCTGGCGAGGACGAGTTCGCGCTCGCGCTCACCGACGTCTGCCGCGATCTCGCGTTGCAGCTGCAGGGCGACGCGGAGGGGGCATCCCACGACATCGCCATCGAGGTCGTGCATGCGGCGACCGAAGACGACGCCGTGAATGTCGCGCGCGCCGTCTCCCGCAGCAATCTCTTCAAGGCCGCCATCTTCGGCAACGATCCCAACTGGGGCAGGGTGCTCGCCGCGGTGGGCACGACCGACGCCGAGTTCGACCCCTACGGCATCGACGTGGCGATCAACGGCGTGCAGGTGTGCACGGCGGGGGAGCCCGACCAGCCGCGCGACCTCGTCGATCTCGCGCCTCGCGCGACGTCGATCCTCATCGACCTGCACGCGGGCGATCACGCGGCGACCATCCTCACGAACGATCTCACGCACGATTACGTGCACGAGAACAGCGCGTACGCGAGCTGA
- a CDS encoding sensor histidine kinase has translation MQKRLWWDAAVAVSVLACAFLVWLDTAFDHAMPKNALGALLALAAFAVAYGVFGRWLIGRPHPVASQVYLGVVVVITAVGCAADPNIAVLQAIAYPLIGCFAPVGFFGMLAWDVLLALGVFVGLAAGPAGATAAAITAVLSFLFAVAIGLWILRITHWGLERARLLSEVQKAQQQAAVSARDAGAARERERLARDMHDTVAQSLTGLVMLAERAQRQASAPTGAGELPDTLATIEDAARETLREIRSLVAETTTPSVDDGLAEAARRVVQRFARETGIAASIEFDAVVPQREHEVVLLRCLQEGLANVRKHARAATAAATLRSVGDTVVLEVVDDGVGVAGVVDDEEGFGLAGMRERVRMFGGTVALRPAPGGGARLTVSVPSGSGAAAVDPSVADIVEHAVDDEASVRTAHEGGAA, from the coding sequence ATGCAGAAGCGGCTCTGGTGGGATGCCGCGGTCGCGGTCTCCGTGCTCGCCTGCGCGTTCCTGGTCTGGCTCGACACGGCATTCGACCACGCGATGCCGAAGAACGCTCTCGGTGCGCTGCTGGCGCTGGCCGCGTTCGCCGTCGCGTATGGAGTGTTCGGCAGGTGGCTGATCGGCCGTCCGCATCCGGTGGCGTCGCAGGTCTACCTCGGCGTCGTGGTCGTGATCACGGCGGTCGGCTGCGCGGCCGATCCGAACATCGCCGTGCTCCAGGCGATCGCCTACCCGCTGATCGGCTGCTTCGCCCCCGTCGGATTCTTCGGCATGCTCGCCTGGGATGTGCTGCTCGCTCTCGGCGTCTTCGTCGGCCTCGCCGCCGGTCCGGCGGGCGCCACGGCCGCGGCGATCACTGCGGTGCTGTCGTTCCTGTTCGCGGTCGCGATCGGGCTCTGGATCCTGCGCATCACCCATTGGGGACTGGAGCGGGCGAGACTGCTGTCCGAGGTGCAGAAGGCACAGCAGCAGGCGGCGGTGTCGGCGCGGGATGCCGGCGCCGCCCGCGAACGCGAACGTCTCGCCCGTGACATGCACGACACGGTGGCGCAGTCACTGACCGGCCTGGTCATGCTGGCGGAACGGGCCCAGCGACAGGCATCCGCTCCGACGGGTGCAGGTGAGCTGCCCGACACGTTGGCGACGATTGAGGATGCCGCCCGCGAGACCCTGCGCGAGATCCGCTCCCTGGTGGCCGAGACCACAACCCCGTCGGTGGACGACGGACTCGCGGAGGCCGCCCGGCGGGTGGTGCAGCGCTTCGCCCGCGAGACCGGAATCGCCGCGAGCATCGAGTTCGACGCCGTCGTGCCGCAGCGCGAGCACGAGGTGGTGCTCCTGCGCTGCCTGCAAGAAGGGCTCGCCAACGTGCGCAAGCACGCACGGGCCGCGACGGCGGCGGCCACACTTCGATCGGTCGGCGACACGGTCGTGCTCGAGGTCGTCGACGACGGTGTCGGCGTCGCAGGCGTCGTCGACGACGAGGAGGGCTTCGGACTCGCCGGCATGCGGGAGCGTGTGCGCATGTTCGGCGGCACCGTCGCGCTGCGCCCGGCTCCGGGCGGCGGCGCCCGTCTCACCGTCTCCGTGCCGAGCGGATCGGGCGCGGCGGCGGTCGATCCGTCCGTGGCCGACATCGTCGAGCACGCTGTCGACGACGAGGCATCGGTGCGCACCGCGCACGAGGGAGGCGCAGCGTGA
- the pheS gene encoding phenylalanine--tRNA ligase subunit alpha, with the protein MPEPIEITESAVRQAVEAALAAVDAAADVAELKAARTAHAAEHSQLARLNAALRDVPADQKAAFGKLVGQARGEVNRAFAAKETVLAEAENARRLAEEAVDVTEVALPGRVGARHPLSLLQERIADIFVGMGWEVAEGPELESEWFNFDALNFDADHPARALQDTFFVEPPEAHLVLRTHTSPVQVRALLSRELPVYVVAPGRVYRTDELDSTHTPVFSQVEGIAVDKGLTMAHLRGTLEHFARAMFGEEAKIRLRPNYFPFTEPSAEMDVWHPGAKGGPQWIEWGGCGMVNRNVLRSAGIDPDVYTGFAFGMGIERTLQFRNGLNDMRDMVEGDVRFSQQFGMVV; encoded by the coding sequence GTGCCAGAACCCATCGAGATCACCGAATCCGCGGTGCGGCAGGCGGTCGAGGCGGCCCTGGCCGCCGTGGATGCCGCCGCCGACGTCGCGGAACTCAAGGCGGCGCGCACGGCGCATGCCGCGGAGCACTCGCAGCTCGCCCGCCTGAACGCCGCGCTGCGCGACGTTCCCGCCGACCAGAAGGCCGCGTTCGGCAAGCTGGTCGGGCAGGCCAGGGGAGAGGTCAACCGGGCGTTCGCCGCGAAAGAGACCGTCCTCGCCGAGGCGGAGAACGCTCGTCGGCTGGCGGAGGAAGCCGTGGACGTCACCGAGGTGGCGCTGCCGGGGCGGGTCGGGGCGAGGCATCCTCTCTCTCTGCTGCAGGAGCGCATCGCCGACATCTTCGTCGGCATGGGCTGGGAGGTCGCGGAGGGCCCGGAGCTCGAGAGCGAGTGGTTCAACTTCGACGCGTTGAACTTCGACGCCGACCACCCGGCGCGCGCGCTGCAGGACACGTTCTTCGTGGAGCCGCCCGAGGCGCACCTCGTGCTGCGCACGCACACCTCGCCCGTGCAGGTGCGCGCGCTGCTGTCGCGCGAGCTGCCGGTGTACGTCGTGGCGCCCGGCCGCGTGTACCGCACCGATGAGCTCGACTCGACGCACACCCCGGTGTTCAGCCAGGTCGAGGGCATCGCCGTCGACAAGGGGCTCACCATGGCGCACCTGCGCGGCACGCTCGAGCACTTCGCGCGCGCCATGTTCGGCGAGGAGGCGAAGATCCGCCTGCGTCCCAACTACTTCCCGTTCACGGAGCCGAGCGCCGAGATGGATGTCTGGCACCCCGGCGCCAAGGGCGGCCCGCAGTGGATCGAGTGGGGCGGCTGCGGCATGGTGAACCGCAACGTGCTGCGCTCTGCAGGCATCGATCCGGATGTCTACACGGGCTTCGCCTTCGGCATGGGCATCGAGCGCACGCTGCAGTTCCGCAACGGGCTCAACGACATGCGCGACATGGTCGAGGGCGACGTTCGCTTCTCCCAGCAGTTCGGAATGGTGGTTTAA
- the argC gene encoding N-acetyl-gamma-glutamyl-phosphate reductase, which yields MSYSVAVAGASGYAGGEILRILADHPDFEIRTVTAGSNAGTPLIDHQPHLRSLAHLTLQETDATTLAGHDVVFLALPHGASGAISSQLGDDVLVVDCGADHRLTSEADWNAFYAGDYAGAWTYGVPELPTTDGKQRDALAGATRIAAPGCNASSVSLAIAPGVAAGLIDDRDIVAVLAVGPSGAGKSLKTTYLASELLGNAVPYGVGGTHRHIPEILQNLRAAGAPNPAISFTPMLVPMARGILATVSAPLKPGVSVDEVRAAWNDAYAGERFVQVLPAGKFPRTSDVLGANTALIGVAVDAAANRVVSIVAVDNLVKGTAGAAIQCANIALGLPEHTGLSVNGVAP from the coding sequence ATGTCCTATTCGGTCGCCGTCGCAGGCGCCTCGGGCTACGCGGGGGGAGAGATCCTCCGCATTCTGGCCGACCACCCCGATTTCGAGATCCGCACGGTCACCGCCGGTTCCAACGCCGGCACGCCGTTGATCGATCACCAGCCGCACCTGCGTTCGCTCGCGCACCTCACGCTGCAGGAGACGGATGCCACGACCCTTGCCGGTCACGACGTCGTCTTCCTGGCGCTGCCGCACGGAGCGTCAGGTGCCATCAGCTCCCAGCTCGGCGACGACGTGCTCGTCGTCGACTGCGGCGCCGATCACCGACTCACCTCCGAGGCCGACTGGAACGCGTTCTACGCCGGCGACTACGCCGGCGCCTGGACGTACGGCGTGCCCGAGCTGCCCACCACGGACGGCAAGCAGCGGGATGCCCTCGCCGGCGCCACCCGCATCGCCGCACCCGGCTGCAACGCGAGCTCCGTCTCCCTCGCCATCGCCCCAGGCGTGGCGGCCGGCCTCATCGACGACAGGGACATCGTCGCGGTGCTGGCCGTCGGACCGAGCGGAGCGGGCAAGAGCCTCAAGACCACCTACCTGGCCTCCGAACTGCTGGGCAACGCCGTGCCATACGGCGTCGGCGGCACGCACAGGCACATTCCCGAGATCCTGCAGAACCTGCGGGCCGCCGGGGCGCCGAACCCGGCCATCTCGTTCACGCCGATGCTCGTGCCGATGGCGCGGGGCATCCTCGCCACCGTCAGCGCACCGTTGAAGCCCGGTGTCTCGGTCGACGAGGTGCGCGCGGCATGGAACGACGCCTACGCGGGGGAGCGGTTCGTGCAGGTGCTGCCCGCCGGCAAGTTCCCGCGCACCTCCGACGTGCTGGGTGCGAACACCGCTCTCATCGGCGTGGCGGTCGACGCCGCGGCGAATCGCGTGGTCTCGATCGTCGCCGTCGACAACCTCGTCAAGGGCACCGCGGGTGCCGCCATCCAGTGCGCGAACATCGCGCTCGGTCTGCCGGAGCATACCGGCCTCAGCGTGAACGGAGTCGCACCGTGA
- a CDS encoding TetR/AcrR family transcriptional regulator, translating to MPTGVALQDPREQLFAAADRVMLRDGPGALTSRAVTEELGVAKGVLHRHFVDFDDFLVELVGAHLRGLSVIAHELERRVGTLTVVANTRFALTGAFDALGLAVVSLVIGRDEVRRRLRGTAAGGIPYLAEIVELLADYLEVEKRQGRLAATADPRTIAVTLTGTSHLLFAGELGGLPDESAVDEVVESVLVGALPGVGH from the coding sequence GTGCCGACCGGTGTCGCCCTGCAGGATCCCCGTGAGCAGCTCTTCGCCGCAGCCGATCGGGTGATGCTGCGCGACGGGCCCGGCGCGTTGACCAGTCGTGCCGTGACCGAGGAGCTCGGTGTCGCCAAGGGCGTGCTGCATCGGCACTTCGTCGACTTCGACGATTTTCTCGTCGAGCTGGTCGGTGCACATCTTCGTGGACTGTCTGTGATCGCCCACGAGCTGGAGCGCCGCGTCGGCACCCTGACCGTGGTGGCGAACACCCGGTTCGCCCTGACGGGCGCCTTCGATGCGCTCGGGCTGGCCGTCGTGAGTCTCGTGATCGGCAGGGACGAGGTGCGCCGGCGGCTTCGCGGCACGGCCGCCGGCGGCATTCCCTATCTCGCAGAGATCGTCGAGCTGCTCGCCGACTATCTGGAAGTCGAGAAGAGACAGGGTCGCCTCGCCGCGACCGCCGACCCGCGCACCATCGCGGTGACGCTCACGGGTACGTCGCACCTGCTGTTCGCCGGTGAGCTGGGCGGTCTGCCCGACGAATCCGCCGTCGACGAGGTGGTGGAGTCCGTCTTGGTCGGGGCATTGCCGGGCGTCGGCCACTGA
- the pheT gene encoding phenylalanine--tRNA ligase subunit beta, whose protein sequence is MRIPLSWLAEYVDVAPGSTPEDVHAALVKVGLEEEAIHRFEISGPVVVGQVLDFVEEPQTNGKTIRWCQVRVAPEGETAADGGESVHGIVCGAHNFFPGDKVVVTLPGSVLPGPFPIAARKTYGHVSDGMIASARELGLGDEHNGILRLAELGIDAPVGADAIGLLGLDDASVEVNVTPDRGYALSIRGVAREYAHSTGAAFRDPAAAVQPADGEGFTVVVDDRAPIRGQIGASVFVTRVVRGVDPSAPTPAWMIARLVLAGIRSISLIVDVTNYVMVELGQPTHAYDLDKLTGGITVRRAEPGETIETLDAQVRKLDPEDLLITDGAGPIGLAGVMGGATTEVSDTTTDVLIEAANFDPVSIARSARRHKLPSEASRRFERGVDPDVARAAAARVVQLLEQLGGGHADGLGSTLHTPPTAQAILLPHGYVSTLVGVEFTDDEVRSTLAEIGGIVEQQTDGGLLVTPPSWRPDLGDKADLAEEVARIVGYERIPSVLPVAPPGRGLTRSQQLRRQAATALAASGLTEVLVYPFVTAEQNNTFGSAVDGEVPAVRLANALDASVPFMRTSLLPGLVDTAKRNLSRGLTDLALFEIGLVFRPDGAVSGSAELPAGAALPAPEVIAELEAGIPAQPRRAGAIFTGDSTTKQPGQAAVAAGIADALVALRTLTTALGVEVAVRQGTHKALHPGRTAEIVLDGEVIGYAGELLPALAESSDLPRVVGVLEVDLDRLIEAAGGDARVSAISTFPAATQDLSLVVDAAVPAGDVLAAVVEGAGELLEAAHIVDDYRGQGVSEGTKSLTFALRFRGDDRTLTAAEASEAKLAGAALAGERFGAHARE, encoded by the coding sequence ATGCGCATCCCGCTTTCGTGGCTCGCCGAGTACGTCGACGTCGCCCCCGGCTCCACGCCGGAAGACGTGCACGCCGCGCTCGTCAAGGTCGGACTCGAAGAGGAGGCGATCCACCGCTTCGAGATCTCCGGACCCGTCGTCGTCGGTCAGGTGCTCGACTTCGTCGAGGAGCCGCAGACCAATGGCAAGACCATCCGCTGGTGCCAGGTGCGCGTCGCGCCCGAGGGCGAGACGGCCGCCGATGGCGGCGAGTCTGTGCACGGCATCGTCTGCGGTGCCCATAACTTCTTCCCCGGCGACAAAGTCGTGGTGACGCTGCCGGGGTCCGTGCTGCCTGGACCGTTCCCGATCGCCGCGCGCAAGACGTACGGCCACGTCTCCGACGGCATGATCGCCTCGGCACGGGAGCTCGGTCTCGGCGACGAGCACAACGGCATCCTGCGCCTCGCAGAGCTCGGCATCGACGCACCCGTCGGCGCGGATGCCATCGGCCTGCTCGGTCTCGACGACGCGTCGGTCGAGGTGAACGTCACCCCCGATCGCGGCTACGCGCTGTCGATCCGCGGCGTCGCGCGCGAGTACGCGCACTCCACGGGTGCGGCATTCCGCGACCCGGCCGCCGCGGTTCAGCCCGCCGACGGCGAGGGGTTCACGGTCGTCGTCGACGACCGTGCGCCGATCCGCGGGCAGATCGGCGCGAGCGTGTTCGTCACGCGCGTGGTGCGCGGCGTCGACCCGAGCGCGCCGACGCCGGCCTGGATGATCGCGCGGCTCGTGCTGGCGGGCATCCGCTCGATCTCGCTCATCGTCGACGTGACCAACTACGTGATGGTCGAGCTCGGCCAGCCGACACACGCCTATGACCTGGACAAACTCACCGGCGGCATCACGGTGCGCAGGGCAGAACCCGGCGAGACGATCGAGACGCTCGACGCTCAGGTGCGAAAGCTCGATCCCGAAGACCTCCTGATCACCGACGGGGCGGGGCCGATCGGCCTCGCCGGCGTGATGGGCGGCGCCACCACCGAGGTGAGCGACACCACGACCGACGTGCTGATCGAGGCCGCGAACTTCGACCCGGTGTCGATCGCGCGCTCCGCGAGGCGGCACAAGCTGCCCAGCGAGGCATCCCGTCGTTTCGAGCGCGGCGTCGACCCCGATGTCGCCCGCGCCGCGGCGGCCCGTGTCGTGCAGCTCCTCGAGCAGCTCGGCGGCGGCCACGCCGACGGCCTCGGCTCCACCCTGCACACACCGCCGACCGCGCAGGCGATCCTGCTGCCGCACGGCTACGTGAGCACGCTCGTCGGCGTCGAGTTCACCGACGACGAGGTGCGCTCCACGCTCGCCGAGATCGGCGGCATCGTCGAGCAGCAGACCGACGGCGGGCTGCTCGTGACCCCGCCGAGCTGGCGCCCCGACCTCGGCGACAAGGCCGACCTGGCCGAAGAGGTGGCCCGCATCGTCGGCTACGAGCGCATTCCGTCCGTGCTGCCCGTCGCGCCTCCGGGCCGCGGCCTCACACGCTCGCAGCAGCTGCGCCGCCAGGCGGCGACCGCGCTCGCCGCAAGCGGCCTCACCGAGGTGCTCGTCTACCCGTTCGTGACGGCCGAGCAGAACAACACGTTCGGTTCGGCCGTCGACGGCGAGGTTCCCGCTGTGAGACTGGCGAACGCGCTGGATGCCTCGGTGCCCTTCATGCGCACCTCCCTCCTTCCTGGGCTGGTCGACACCGCCAAGCGCAATCTCTCCAGGGGGCTCACCGATCTCGCGCTGTTCGAGATCGGGCTCGTGTTCCGCCCTGACGGCGCTGTGAGCGGAAGCGCCGAGCTGCCTGCTGGTGCCGCGTTGCCGGCACCGGAGGTCATCGCGGAGCTCGAGGCGGGCATCCCTGCGCAGCCGCGCCGGGCAGGCGCGATCTTCACGGGGGACTCCACCACCAAGCAGCCGGGACAGGCCGCGGTGGCGGCGGGGATCGCTGATGCGCTCGTGGCCCTGCGCACGCTCACCACGGCGCTCGGCGTCGAGGTGGCCGTTCGGCAGGGCACGCACAAGGCGCTGCACCCGGGTCGCACCGCCGAGATCGTGCTCGACGGCGAGGTCATCGGCTACGCAGGCGAACTGCTGCCGGCGCTCGCCGAGTCCTCCGACCTGCCTCGCGTGGTCGGCGTGCTCGAGGTCGACCTCGACAGGCTGATCGAGGCCGCGGGCGGCGACGCTCGGGTCTCCGCCATCTCGACGTTCCCTGCGGCGACGCAGGACCTCTCGCTCGTGGTGGACGCCGCGGTGCCGGCCGGCGACGTTCTCGCGGCTGTCGTCGAGGGCGCCGGCGAGCTGCTCGAAGCCGCGCACATCGTCGACGACTACCGCGGTCAGGGCGTGTCGGAGGGCACCAAGAGCCTCACGTTCGCTCTGCGCTTCCGCGGCGACGACCGCACGCTCACGGCGGCAGAGGCCAGCGAGGCGAAGCTCGCAGGCGCCGCCCTCGCGGGCGAGCGCTTCGGCGCCCACGCGCGCGAGTGA
- a CDS encoding response regulator transcription factor translates to MIRVIIADDHPLVRRGIRAMLDDETDLDVVAEAENGAEAVERAATVGADVVLMDLRMPVLGGAGATARLLADARARGDVVRVLVLTTFESDADVLQAIEAGASGYLLKAAPHDEVVAAVRAVARGRTVLAPGIAEALVRGTRNAAIEGVRLSDREAQVLALVAEGSSNVQIAARLFIAESTVKTHLVHVFEKLGVDDRTRAVTRAQELGLLDSRPPRPAR, encoded by the coding sequence GTGATCCGGGTCATCATCGCCGACGATCATCCGCTCGTGCGCCGCGGCATCCGCGCGATGCTCGACGACGAGACCGACCTCGACGTGGTCGCCGAGGCGGAGAACGGGGCAGAGGCTGTCGAACGGGCGGCGACAGTGGGCGCCGACGTCGTGCTCATGGACCTGAGGATGCCCGTGCTCGGCGGCGCCGGCGCCACCGCCCGCCTCCTCGCCGACGCCCGAGCGCGGGGCGACGTCGTCAGGGTTCTCGTGCTCACCACCTTCGAGTCCGACGCCGACGTGCTGCAGGCGATCGAGGCCGGCGCGAGCGGATACCTGCTGAAGGCCGCACCGCACGACGAGGTCGTGGCCGCCGTGCGCGCCGTGGCGCGCGGCCGTACGGTGCTCGCGCCGGGGATCGCGGAGGCGCTGGTGCGCGGCACCCGGAATGCGGCGATCGAAGGCGTGCGGCTCTCGGACCGCGAGGCTCAGGTGCTGGCTCTGGTGGCCGAGGGATCGAGCAACGTGCAGATCGCCGCCCGGCTCTTCATCGCGGAGTCCACGGTGAAGACCCACCTGGTTCACGTGTTCGAGAAGCTCGGGGTCGACGACCGCACGAGGGCGGTGACGAGGGCGCAGGAGCTCGGCCTGCTCGATTCGCGCCCACCCCGACCCGCCCGCTAA
- a CDS encoding ABC transporter ATP-binding protein codes for MASTSSPVVSVRGLHKRYGDVTAIDDIDFDIETGETFALLGPNGAGKSTTIEILEGYRDRTSGEVSVLGVDPHRATLAWKAQLGIVLQSAGEPAVMTVAEQLRHFAGFYPHPRDVDQTIAAVGLTGKANTRIAKLSGGQRRRADVALGIIGNPRLLFLDEPTTGFDPEARREFWGLIRELKREGTSILLTTHYLDEAAQLGDRAGVIAGGRMIDIAPIDELGGADARIPLVRWRDAAQVRELRTTEPGRTVAELVARLGAEPDDLEVVRPSLEDIYLRLVGDAHVGSAADDDEEVAA; via the coding sequence ATGGCGAGCACATCATCACCCGTGGTCAGCGTGCGCGGGTTGCACAAGCGCTACGGCGACGTCACCGCGATCGACGACATCGACTTCGACATCGAGACGGGGGAGACCTTCGCCCTGCTCGGACCGAACGGCGCAGGCAAATCGACGACCATCGAGATTCTCGAGGGCTACCGCGACCGCACCTCGGGCGAGGTGAGCGTGCTCGGCGTCGACCCGCATCGGGCGACGCTCGCCTGGAAGGCGCAGCTCGGCATCGTGCTGCAGTCCGCGGGCGAGCCGGCCGTCATGACGGTCGCCGAGCAGCTGAGACACTTCGCGGGGTTCTACCCGCACCCGCGTGACGTCGACCAGACGATCGCCGCGGTGGGGCTCACGGGCAAGGCGAACACGCGCATCGCCAAGCTGTCCGGCGGGCAGCGCAGGCGCGCGGATGTCGCACTCGGCATCATCGGCAACCCGCGCCTGCTCTTCCTCGACGAGCCGACAACGGGCTTCGACCCCGAGGCACGTCGCGAGTTCTGGGGCCTCATCCGGGAGCTGAAACGCGAGGGAACGAGCATCCTGCTCACCACCCACTATCTCGACGAGGCGGCACAGCTCGGCGACCGCGCCGGCGTGATCGCCGGAGGCCGCATGATCGACATCGCACCCATCGACGAGCTCGGCGGAGCGGATGCCCGCATCCCGCTCGTGCGCTGGCGCGACGCAGCGCAGGTGCGCGAGCTCCGTACCACCGAGCCGGGTCGCACCGTGGCGGAGCTCGTCGCGCGGCTCGGCGCGGAGCCCGACGACCTCGAGGTCGTCAGGCCGAGCCTCGAGGACATCTACCTCAGGCTCGTGGGAGATGCGCATGTCGGATCGGCGGCGGACGACGACGAGGAGGTGGCGGCATGA